The Scleropages formosus chromosome 3, fSclFor1.1, whole genome shotgun sequence genome contains the following window.
gagcAGAGCTGGAAAGGTGGAGCACATGAGGACGGACCGAAGGCTCCAGGAGCTGCTCCGCACCCAGAGGAGCCTCATGAACAAGGAGTTCTGGCTCTACAGTAAGAGAGCGCTGGCAgttgtctgtctttgtgtggCTCACTGCAGCCACTGCAAGGTCTTATCCTGGCAACACGTGTGTGTCTGGAATTCACACCTCTGTATGAACAGTGTCCAACATTAATACTAGAAGAGGAGGCTGCATCTGTAAAGACTGGGACTGCTTTTCTCACAACCTGCGCCTCCTCGCCCTGGACACTGACCGAGTTTTCTGACACCTCTCCACAGTTGGGGTGAACACCTTTGACTATGTGGGCGGCTTCCTGAGCTACATGGTGATCGCCATCCCCATCTTCACTGGGGTGTACAGTGGGCTGAACCCCGCGGAACTGAGTGCTCTCATCAGCAGGGTGAGCACAAGCACAGCTAGGTGGGCTGCCAGGTTTGAGCAGTGAAGGAAATCATCTTGGAAAAACAAGTTTGCCCTAGCACATATGTAGTGAAGgggaattaaacattttaactttttttgaaTTATCCTaatcttttttccctccagaatGCCTTTGTCTGCATCTACCTGATAAACTGCTTTACCCAGCTGATAGACCTGTCCACCACGCTTTCAGACGTGGCCGGGTACACCCACAGGTGACACACCGGTTCACCTTTGGTACATCACCAGCGTGTCTGTGTCTAGCATGAGAGTGCGACGAGCATCACGTTATACTGTGTCCCTCAGTTTTTCTTGGTTGTTTTCGTTTTGTCCTTTGGCTTGTACAGTGCCCATATGACTGTTTCTGCAGAATTGGTGAGCTAATGGAGGTGATGTGTGACATCATACAGAAGCAGTGTGACTATGACCCAACATCTGGGGATACTTATGATTTTGACAGGTCAGGAGAGAATCTCAGTGGCTTCTTGCAGATGTGTGAGAAAATAAATTCCAGTTCAGCTCATTATGCACAAATGCTCGCACCCGCACTGTCTTTTGTCGCCAGCAGTGATGTGCAGCCGTCTCACAGTGCAGCGGACACAGCCTTTGTCCTCGACCGGTTGTCCTACAAGTCTCCATTCTCGGATGATCTGCTAGTGAAGGACTTGACTCTGAAGATCAGCCAAGGCACACATGTGTTGGTTGTGGGCAACACTGGCACTGGGAAGACATCCCTCCTGAGGGTTCTCAACCGACTATGGGAGTCCTCTAGCGGTCAGTGTGAAGGGCCTCAGCAGGAAGAAAAAGGCTTTGCCATCTGTACAACTCACTCACAGGCAAATTTATCTTGTACTGTTAATAGGCTTCATGCAAAGTTACGAAAAACATGTACACTGTAACCTTGATGAGGCACAAAATACATATGAAATGACTGGTTCTCAAGGGAGTCCATATCTGGTGCCCTTCAGCGAGATGCTGCAGTGGGATAGCTAGACTAAAAAttaatgtgtgtaaatgggtaaaatttcttgttttaatatatgggcagcacggtggcacagcgaatagcactactgtctcacagcacctgggtggtttgagaggacatgggtttaatccatTCACTTATGTTGTTTACCTTTTAATGTGTTACAGACCATTACTTCACATTACAAAACTTGTGGTCAGGGGATATGTAGGACTATTATTTACCTTGTGTAAGTGTGTTTTCAGAGTGCTGTAGTGGTGGAGGAAGGGCACGCTGACTGAGGGGTTCACTCTCCTCCACAGGATTCATCCACATGACCACGTGTTTTGGGCCCCGGGGGGTCCTCTTCCTGCCTCAGAAGCCTTACTTGACAGACGGGACTCTGCGAGAACAGGTGCGTCTGTGTCATAAACAAACTCCTCCTACTTCAGCAAAAGAGTCCACTGAACGCAGTCATCTTTGCTGTATGACAGGTTATCTACCCACTGAAGGAGATCTACCCAGCCTCAGGTGCAGCTTCCATTGCTTACTAttgagaaatgtgtaaaaaaaagtgatgttGCTGGGAAAGTGCGAGGTCTCCTTGTCTGAACTATGAGCCTCTCGTGCACAGGGTCTGTGGACGATGAGAGGATCCTGCAGTTCCTCAAGCTCGCTGGAGTGGTGAGTCACGAAGACTCAAGGCCCTGTTCTCATTTATGATCCGTGTTGGACTTGCGCCTTCCTGACTGTTACTGTCGTGTTGCAGTCGAACCTGTTGAAAAGGACGGGAGGACTGGACGAGAAGGTCGACTGGAACTGGTAACGTAGTGTCCTGTTTCGGTATGGGCATGGAGACACTGTCAGTGGATCTGGTGGAAAACATACTCTCAGAAGAGATTGCCCATTTGGTCTTTTATGTCCTGTTTGTGTTCACACGTATGAGAATGTATTATGTAGAATTGTACAggtcactttctctgtgtcGCTGTGGCGTAGGTACGATGTCCTGTCACCTGGGGAAATGCAGCGGCTCTGCTTCGCTCGCCTTTTCTACCTGCAGCCCAAATACGCAGGTCAGAGGGGACATGGGGCTGTAGTGAGGACATTtgttctgcgtgtgtgtgtactcactTGTTCCTTGTATTGCCTCTGAAAGCTTAAGTCACATGTTCATACTTCAGTGTGAAGAAATGGCTGAGGAGTCAGCAGTTTGTGTGGTCTTTGAGTTTCTTGTGAAGGTGAAAATGCACACAGCTAATATTACCACATGCACACTTAATACGTGACTTCGCTGTGCAGTTGGGGACACCTACATGGGCACTAGCGGTATCTGATGATGGGTAAAACACTTAAAAGATACATAGAAATTGCTGATCTGCCCCTTAGTGGTCACCCATGAGCTGTCCCGGTGACAAGCACATCAGAGAGGATTGACGGTCAGAGAAATGCCAGAGGACATCTCCTTCACAGGCACTTCACAGCAGGTTGTCAAAACAGCATGTTCTCATCAGCACAACATACGAGCACATGATGGGAGCAGGTGACATCGGTTCTCAGGTGTGACGTGACAAAACCCATGCTTATGATACCGTGCCTTTTGATATTGTCAGGCACTGGTTATTCCAGCCTGCTCAATTTTATAAGCTGGCTGTTCACTCTCACCAGCTGAAAGCCTATGTGTGATATAATGCATtaaattttagcatttttataaTTCAGAACTTAATTTTTCACAGCAAATTGAGTAATGAATCCTAATCCTATTTTTAATACACTTTACACATAGAAATCATTGTTTTCGAAACAGAGCACACCATGGTATTATTGAGGTGCCCTGTAGCCAGGCTGAGATTAGCTGACAGATAGTGTGTAGACAGCTGtataatttctgtaaaatatgaGGAGCCTCTGCAGCGCAGAACAGCTTGTCTCTTAGCTGTTGAATGGTTGTTTTCCCACCAGATAAGTGACGTAATTTCTCACTATTTCGAGGAATCGGTCATGTGGTGGGTGTTTTGCAGCGCTCTGCATCACCCTGTGGTGGAgtgcgctctgtaaaaataaactggaattaAAGTGAGTTATTTTTTagccttgtgtgtgtgctgagctcCTGCTGGACAGCATCTCCTGTTGGGTCACTCTAGGAGCTGTCCAGCGGAGGTGCGTTTGGTCGTCGGTCTTCAGGCTGTTGCACCTCTCCAATTACGACCTCTACCATCCTGGGGTTCATCAGATGTAATTCCAGGGTCTCTAGTCCATCCACTCTTTGTGGAATGTGATTGGGCGTTATGGCCTAAAAGTGGTGTTCGTCTCTCACTGCGTGTGCAATCTGTTCTGCATGTTCACACCATTTGTGAAACGTTTGCACTTTAACTACAGCATTTTTGGAGCTTCTGTGAAACAGCACGTAACACGGATCTGCAGCTCTATTTTCGTGCCACTGTCAGAGATGTTCCTGAATTACTGCTGCTCTCACAGTTCTGGATGAGGCGACCAGTGCCCTGACTGAAGAGGCCGAAGGGCAGCTGTATCGTGCCTGTAAGCAGCTTGGCATGACACTGATGAGTCTGGGCCACCGCAGCAGCCTGGAAAAGGTCATTCTGCCGCTGAAGCCACCcgcaagacatttacatttattcatttagaccacgcttttctccaaagcgatatgCATCTcggaggaaaaaatacagtgagaCTGGGCTGCAGCACCATGTGGTTGATGTTGCAACCGTAGTCAACAGGGTTCCTATGAGCACCACGAATAAATCATTTAATTCATGAGGGCTTTTCAAAAATTGGTTGCATGGCTCCAAATCAGATCCTTAAGTTCTAAATTGCTAagaaattttgtgttttttgcactgCTTTATCATGACACGATGCTGAACTGTGATGCTCAGGAAGTGACTGCCCCTCCTCTGCAGCTGCACCACCCCGTGTCTTCACTCTGCCACTTTGTCGTCCTGTCAACGTGTGACATTCACTTTTATTGACTTATTTCTTAGGCATCATATTACAATAAGACAAAGTTGCTACAGGTGGCTGTTTGTCTCCACTGTTATAAGGAAATTACTGTCTTTCCACTATAGCATCATGATGTGCTTCTGAAGCTGTGTGGAGGCGGGCGGTGGGAGCTGATCACGCTCAGGCCATGAGCTCTGCACGCTCAAGGGGATTCGTGGAGCTCAGCTGTGTATCCGCCAACCTTCCATCTCAACAAAGGGAATCACTATGCACTCCAGAACCTGtgcaacacatttttatagTACAGTAGTGCCCCCTTATCTGCAGAAACTATGTTCCAAGACCTCCAGCAGATTCCTGAAACCACGGATAGTACCTAAccttatatatacatttttttcctatgcaaaagaagaagaatgaaaactaaggaccaatgcccaggtcctcataagtattggttttttttttttttttatatttgaaaaaaggGGTTACTGggaacacaagcactgcgatACCATGACTGTCAATCTGATAACTGAGACGGCTACTAGGAGACTAACAGGTGGGTGGCATATACAGTGTGGATATGCTGGACACAAGGATGATTCATGTCCTGGGCGGGACGGTGCGAGATTTCATCTCACCACTCAGAACGAcacacaatttaaaacttatgaattacttctggaattttccatttaatattttcagaccTCAGTTGACTGCAGGTAACTGAAACCACGGAAGGCGAACCTGTGGATAAAGGGGGAACTGttgcattctgttttattttgtatcctttttcattgtcattctaAATATAAGTACTGGATATAGCTTAAAAATAGTCCAGTTGGAGAGGGGAACTTTTTAATGGCAGAGTTGCTTGAAACCATTCAAAAGTTTGATAGAATATCAGGCTGCGTGCACTCCTTTCTTTCATTCTCTGAGGCACATAGTCACTGCATAACACTGTTTGCTGTTACATGAATTTGTTGTGTATTTCTCTTAAACGTCTCTCtgagtgtttattccatctTTACTTTGGTGCTGTGCTGAATGATGCTCTAAACCAATAGCTTGGGGTGGGAGTTGTGTTGTCGGGGggactgtgtgcgtgcgtgcgcgcgcgtgtgtgtgtgcgcgcgctgcctGTTGTGTCTTTGTCAGGATAGCGGGATTGCTGCAGCTGTACAAAATTTTCAGTTTATGTACAATATCTTCATAAGCCGTTTACCGCATTTTCATTCTGCGGGACTCCGTTGTGCGAGGGATGGGAGTTTGTGATGGAATCGGGGATAAAAAGACAGTTTTGCATTCGTTTCACGTAGGTTTATTATTCCAATACAAAATCACATTGAATCCAACTGGAGAGCTACAAATCTCGACACCGAAAAGGGTTCGGTTTCCAGGAAAGGAAATTCAAATTGGCACTCGTTAAAACCCCCAACCGGCCGCCCGGGGAGCTGCTTTAAAGGGCCGCCGTGCGAGTCTGATTGTCCGAGTAGAAAATACCACCGAGCCGGGAGCTGCTGGTATTGAATGCTGTAAAACAGGGTAACTTCACCCTGTTCCACCAGAGCGAGTGAGCAAGTAGACAGACACGGCTCAAAAGCTACTAGCGCCCAGTTGTCGTGGACCCAAACAGCCGACTGAGTTATTTCCTTAGTCACACATCTGGAATACAGTGTATGTAAATTTAACCCTTTGCTTGTATTTGCTATACAGTACTTGTCTGAGAAGCATATCAGTTACCCACACAACCTCCTCCACCTCATAAAAGAGCTGTATGTCTCTTTGTTTGGTAAAGCAAAAACAACGTAGGTCTCAGAACCCGCTGCCGTTCCTCCCAACAAGTAATCAGTGTTTTGCACAGCTTCTTAACCGCGTCACTTTGCAAGTTTGCAGTTAAATTTGCAGAGTTGTCAGCGATCAGGATGAACCACCAGTCTGTTTCTTCAGGATGATAATTATACAGCAGTGCTAAAGGACCATAATAACTTATGTTAATTTCATCATGGCAACTAAGAGCATCTTTCCTAGAACATGTATGGAGAGAGATGTTGGTATAATGAGACACAAAAGATGAAGAGAGCCATGAAGGATGTTGACctgggggttggggaggggggggggggctgggttGGAGGGGTTACGTGAGTGCCGCTCTGGGCAGGTGGGACGAGCACAGGGAGAAGGGGGCTGGAAGACCTTCGGCTGGACCTTGTTCCCAGGGCTCTTGACATGGGCCCCGAGGATGCAGGGCCTGGTGTTGTTTACCGGGAGCCGTTCTCTGTGGCTGGGTGGGGAGGAACACAGCCATCAGTCACGTGATCCACACCGTTTCACAtgactgcgtgtgtgcgtgcgtgcatgtagCTGTGCCAGGCCACAGCATGGAAACTAACACCTCAATAATCTCTT
Protein-coding sequences here:
- the abcd4 gene encoding lysosomal cobalamin transporter ABCD4 isoform X1, coding for MSKSAAPGHKKKPQRPRLDLKFLQRFYCIQKVLFPTWSNQNVLMFGTLLGVTLFEQLVIYQVGVIPSKFYEVLAGQDLEAFKTLLLFAGLLIVLNSMLKSLDQFICSVMYVSWRKSLTEWLHTFYFQSRVYYTLNVLREDLDNPDQRISQDTERLCKQMSTMASRLILSPFTLAYYTYQCFRSTGWVGPTSIFGYFVVGTVVNKILMGPIVSTLFDQEKLEGNFRFKHMQIRVNAESVAFYRAGKVEHMRTDRRLQELLRTQRSLMNKEFWLYIGVNTFDYVGGFLSYMVIAIPIFTGVYSGLNPAELSALISRNAFVCIYLINCFTQLIDLSTTLSDVAGYTHRIGELMEVMCDIIQKQCDYDPTSGDTYDFDSDVQPSHSAADTAFVLDRLSYKSPFSDDLLVKDLTLKISQGTHVLVVGNTGTGKTSLLRVLNRLWESSSGFIHMTTCFGPRGVLFLPQKPYLTDGTLREQVIYPLKEIYPASGSVDDERILQFLKLAGVSNLLKRTGGLDEKVDWNWYDVLSPGEMQRLCFARLFYLQPKYAVLDEATSALTEEAEGQLYRACKQLGMTLMSLGHRSSLEKHHDVLLKLCGGGRWELITLRP
- the abcd4 gene encoding lysosomal cobalamin transporter ABCD4 isoform X2, whose translation is MSKSAAPGHKKKPQRPRLDLKFLQRFYCIQKVLFPTWSNQNVLMFGTLLGVTLFEQLVIYQVGVIPSKFYEVLAGQDLEAFKTLLLFAGLLIVLNSMLKSLDQFICSVMYVSWRKSLTEWLHTFYFQSRVYYTLNVLREDLDNPDQRISQDTERLCKQMSTMASRLILSPFTLAYYTYQCFRSTGWVGPTSIFGYFVVGTVVNKILMGPIVSTLFDQEKLEGNFRFKHMQIRVNAESVAFYRAGKVEHMRTDRRLQELLRTQRSLMNKEFWLYIGVNTFDYVGGFLSYMVIAIPIFTGVYSGLNPAELSALISRNAFVCIYLINCFTQLIDLSTTLSDVAGYTHRIGELMEVMCDIIQKQCDYDPTSGDTYDFDSDVQPSHSAADTAFVLDRLSYKSPFSDDLLVKDLTLKISQGTHVLVVGNTGTGKTSLLRVLNRLWESSSGFIHMTTCFGPRGVLFLPQKPYLTDGTLREQVIYPLKEIYPASGSVDDERILQFLKLAGVSNLLKRTGGLDEKVDWNWYDVLSPGEMQRLCFARLFYLQPKYAVVTHELSR
- the abcd4 gene encoding lysosomal cobalamin transporter ABCD4 isoform X3; translated protein: MSKSAAPGHKKKPQRPRLDLKFLQRFYCIQKVLFPTWSNQNVLMFGTLLGVTLFEQLVIYQVGVIPSKFYEVLAGQDLEAFKTLLLFAGLLIVLNSMLKSLDQFICSVMYVSWRKSLTEWLHTFYFQSRVYYTLNVLREDLDNPDQRISQDTERLCKQMSTMASRLILSPFTLAYYTYQCFRSTGWVGPTSIFGYFVVGTVVNKILMGPIVSTLFDQEKLEGNFRFKHMQIRVNAESVAFYRAGKVEHMRTDRRLQELLRTQRSLMNKEFWLYIGVNTFDYVGGFLSYMVIAIPIFTGVYSGLNPAELSALISRNAFVCIYLINCFTQLIDLSTTLSDVAGYTHRIGELMEVMCDIIQKQCDYDPTSGDTYDFDSDVQPSHSAADTAFVLDRLSYKSPFSDDLLVKDLTLKISQGTHVLVVGNTGTGKTSLLRVLNRLWESSSGFIHMTTCFGPRGVLFLPQKPYLTDGTLREQGLWTMRGSCSSSSSLECRTC